A part of Periophthalmus magnuspinnatus isolate fPerMag1 chromosome 14, fPerMag1.2.pri, whole genome shotgun sequence genomic DNA contains:
- the LOC129456790 gene encoding cysteine-rich and transmembrane domain-containing protein 1-like, producing MDQPPPYAPAPGFAPGFPGYQSYPPQPFYYQASSPPPPAPPAASWDTPKSTVYLMKPDDRSSVPGFIPGLGSGLGSGFGGGLKSFLGACSAALCCCCLWDLLH from the exons atGGATCAGCCTCCTCCGTACGCTCCGGCTCCAGGCTTTGCCCCCGGTTTTCCAGGATACCAG tcttatCCTCCTCAGCCCTTTTATTACCaggcctcctctcctcctcctccagctcctcctgctgcGTCCTGGGACACGCCCAAAAGCACAG tGTACCTGATGAAGCCTGATGACCGTTCTTCTGTCCCTGGGTTCATTCCTGGTCTTGGTTCTGGTCTTGGTTCTGGTTTTGGGGGCGGGCTGAAGTCGTTTTTGGGGGCGTGTTCTGCGGCgttgtgctgctgctgcctctgggACCTGCTCCACTGA